The proteins below come from a single Benincasa hispida cultivar B227 chromosome 4, ASM972705v1, whole genome shotgun sequence genomic window:
- the LOC120075836 gene encoding ABC transporter G family member 42-like isoform X2, whose product MEELEKGKMGSRNQRSGRSIEFVFSGGRNSRSLSHAEEDEEALRWAAIEKLPTYDRLRTSIFKSFTESSDIGSSQTQPILHKQVDVRNLDMDDRRAFIERIFKVAEEDNEKFLRKLRDRIDRVGITLPTVEVRYENLTVEADCQIGNRALPSLANATRNLIESALSLVGIKLAKTIKLTILKDVSGIVKASRMTLLLGPPSSGKTTLLLALAGKLDPNLKVKGEITYNGNKLNEFVPQKTSAYISQNDIHVREMTVKETLDFSARCQGVGTRYDLLSELARREKQAGIFPEAEVDLFMKATAMEGVESSLITDYTLKILGLDICKDIIVGDELQRGISGGQKKRVTTGEMIVGPTKTLFMDEISTGLDSSTTYQIVKCLQQIVHLTDATVVMSLLQPAPETFDLFDDIILLSDGQIVYEGPREHVLEFFRSCGFQCPDRKGTADFLQEVTSKKDQRQYWANKSEDYRFTTVSEFATRFKQFHVGKKLRNELSIPYDKSLVHRAALVYDKYSVSKLDLLKACTDKEWLLIKRNSFVHIFKMVQLIMIGFVSSTVFLRTKMHHRNEDDGAIYIGALIFTMIVNMFNGYAELALTIARLPVFFKQRDLLFHPPWTFTLPTVLLRLPLSALESIVWMVMTYYTIGFAPEASRFFKQFLLVFLIQQMASGLFRFIAGCCRTMIIANTGGSLTLLIVFMLGGFTLPKGEIPKWWIWGYWISPMTYCYNAISVNEMFAPRWMNRLASDNETPLGLAVLKNFDIFQDRNWFWIGAGALLGLTILFNVLFTLALMYLNPFGRPQAIVSGESTEELDFEQDVEEPTPRQAESKTNSMTRSLSSSDGNNTREMTIWRMSSRSADSGRCGDSPLSSGINTKRGMVLPFTPLAMSFDSVNYYVDMPSEMKNQGVKDNRLQLLRDVTGAFRPGVLTALMGVSGAGKTTLMDVLAGRKTGGYIEGDIKISGFPKKQETFARISGYCEQNDIHSPQVTFRESLIYSAFLRLPKEVSIREKMAFVDEVMELVELKNLSDAIVGLPGITGLSTEQRKRLTIAVELVANPSIIFMDEPTSGLDARAAAIVMRTVRNTVDTGRTVVCTIHQPSIDIFEAFDELLLMKRGGQVIYSGPLGHNSQKLVKYFEAIPGVPKIKEKYNPATWMLEVSSVATEVQLKMDFADHYRASSLYQYG is encoded by the exons atggaagaactAGAGAAGGGGAAAATGGGAAGCCGCAACCAGAGGAGTGGCCGGAGCATCGAGTTCGTGTTTTCCGGCGGCCGAAATTCGAGAAGTCTCAGCCATGCcgaagaagacgaagaagcTCTGCGATGGGCGGCGATAGAGAAACTTCCGACCTACGACCGATTACGAACCAGCATCTTCAAATCTTTCACCGAATCCAGCGACATCGGAAGCAGCCAAACGCAGCCGATTCTACACAAACAGGTAGACGTTCGGAATCTGGACATGGACGATCGGCGGGCGTTCATCGAGAGGATCTTCAAGGTCGCTGAGGAAGATAATGAGAAGTTCTTGAGGAAGCTTAGAGATAGAATCGATAG AGTCGGAATTACGCTGCCGACTGTTGAAGTGAGATATGAGAATTTGACGGTGGAGGCGGATTGTCAAATCGGAAACAGAGCTCTTCCAAGTCTTGCGAATGCGACTCGGAATTTGATTGAATCGGCTCTGAGTTTGGTTGGAATCAAATTAGCGAAGACAATTAAACTCACAATTCTCAAGGACGTCTCTGGAATCGTTAAAGCTTCTCG GATGACTTTGCTGCTGGGTCCCCCATCATCAGGCAAAACGACCTTACTTTTGGCGCTGGCGGGAAAGTTGGACCCAAATTTAAAG gttaaaggagaaattacGTATAATGGAAATAAGTTGAATGAATTTGTGCCACAAAAGACATCTGCATATATCAGCCAAAATGACATCCATGTTAGAGAAATGACAGTGAAAGAGACCCTCGATTTCTCAGCACGATGTCAAGGAGTTGGCACCCGATATG ATCTACTGAGTGAGCTTGCAAGAAGGGAGAAACAAGCTGGAATTTTCCCCGAGGCTGAAGTCGACCTGTTCATGAag GCTACAGCAATGGAAGGAGTTGAAAGCAGTTTGATTACTGATTACACACTCAAA ATATTAGGACTTGATATTTGTAAAGACATTATTGTTGGAGATGAGCTGCAACGTGGCATATCTGGAGGTCAAAAGAAACGAGTAACCACAG GGGAGATGATCGTGGGTcctacaaaaacattatttaTGGATGAAATATCAACGGGTTTAGATAGCTCAACCACGTATCAAATAGTGAAGTGTCTACAACAGATTGTACATCTCACGGATGCTACGGTGGTCATGTCCTTACTCCAGCCAGCCCCTGAGACGTTCGATCTTTTTGATGACATCATTCTTTTATCGGACGGTCAAATCGTGTATGAGGGCCCACGAGAACACGTACTTGAATTCTTTCGATCATGTGGATTTCAGTGTCCAGACAGAAAGGGAACCGCCGATTTCTTACAAGAG GTAACGTCGAAGAAGGACCAAAGGCAATACTGGGCCAACAAAAGCGAAGACTACCGATTCACAACAGTTTCAGAATTCGCTACGCGATTCAAGCAATTCCATGTGGGGAAGAAGCTCAGGAACGAGCTTTCAATCCCGTACGACAAGTCGTTAGTTCACAGAGCCGCTCTGGTGTACGACAAGTACTCTGTCTCCAAATTGGACCTTCTCAAGGCCTGTACCGACAAAGAATGGCTTCTCATAAAGCGAAATTCCTTCGTCCATATCTTCAAGATGGTTCAGCTGATCATGATAGGGTTCGTCTCGTCCACTGTGTTCTTGAGGACCAAAATGCATCACCGGAACGAAGACGACGGTGCTATTTATATTGGGGCTTTGATTTTTACTATGATCGTGAATATGTTCAATGGGTATGCGGAGCTGGCTTTGACCATTGCGAGATTGCCGGTGTTCTTCAAGCAGAGGGACCTTCTTTTTCACCCGCCTTGGACTTTCACACTCCCTACTGTTCTTCTTCGTCTTCCTTTGTCTGCCCTTGAATCTATTGTCTGGATGGTTATGACTTATTACACCATTGGATTTGCACCCGAAGCTTCCAG GTTTTTCAAGCAATTCTTGTTGGTGTTTCTAATCCAACAAATGGCTTCTGGGCTCTTTAGGTTCATTGCTGGTTGCTGCAGGACCATGATAATTGCCAATACTGGAGGATCTCTCACTCTCTTAATTGTGTTCATGCTTGGTGGTTTCACTCTTCCTAAAG GTGAAATTCCCAAGTGGTGGATTTGGGGCTACTGGATTTCACCAATGACTTATTGCTACAATGCCATCAGTGTAAATGAAATGTTTGCTCCGAGGTGGATGAACAGGCTG GCTTCAGATAATGAAACCCCGTTAGGTTTGGCTGTGCTTAAGAACTTTGATATTTTCCAAGATAGAAATTGGTTTTGGATTGGAGCTGGAGCTCTTCTGGGATTAACAATCCTCTTCAATGTCCTTTTTACGCTTGCACTTATGTACTTAAATC CTTTTGGAAGGCCACAAGCAATAGTATCAGGAGAATCAACAGAAGAGTTGGACTTTGAGCAAGATGTTGAAGAACCAACTCCAAGACAAGCAGAGTCAAAAACAAATTCAATGACTAGATCATTATCTTCTTCTGATGGGAACAATACAA GAGAAATGACTATTTGGCGAATGAGCAGCAGATCTGCTGATAGTGGACGTTGTGGGGATTCCCCTCTTAGCAGTGGTATCAATACAAAGAGAGGAATGGTTCTTCCATTTACTCCTCTTGCAATGTCCTTTGATAGTGTAAATTACTACGTGGACATGCCCTCT GAAATGAAGAACCAAGGGGTCAAAGACAATAGACTCCAACTACTTCGTGATGTAACTGGTGCTTTTAGGCCCGGTGTCCTCACTGCACTGATGGGTGTTAGTGGGGCTGGAAAGACAACTCTGATGGATGTTTTAGCTGGGAGGAAAACAGGCGGTTATATAGAAGGTGATATAAAAATTTCAGGATTTCCCAAGAAACAAGAAACCTTTGCAAGAATTTCTGGATATTGTGAGCAAAATGATATTCACTCTCCTCAAGTTACCTTTCGGGAATCCTTGATTTACTCTGCTTTCCTTAGGCTCCCTAAAGAAGTTAGCATAAGAGAGAAGATG GCGTTTGTGGATGAAGTGATGGAACTGGTGGAACTCAAGAATCTTAGTGATGCCATAGTAGGGTTGCCTGGCATAACAGGGTTGTCTACAGAGCAGAGAAAGAGGTTGACAATTGCGGTGGAGCTTGTTGCTAATCCATCAATCATTTTTATGGATGAACCAACTTCAGGTCTTGATGCAAGAGCAGCTGCAATTGTGATGAGAACTGTTAGAAATACGGTGGATACCGGTAGAACTGTTGTATGTACAATTCACCAACCTAGCATTGATATATTTGAAGCCTTTGATGAG CTGCTTTTAATGAAAAGGGGAGGACAAGTGATCTATTCAGGACCTCTGGGTCACAATTCTCAGAAGCTAGTTAAATATTTTGAG GCTATTCCGGGAGTgccaaaaattaaagaaaagtaTAATCCGGCTACTTGGATGCTGGAGGTAAGCTCAGTAGCAACTGAAGTTCAGCTTAAAATGGACTTTGCTGACCATTACAGAGCATCATCCTTATATCA ATATGGATAA
- the LOC120075836 gene encoding ABC transporter G family member 35-like isoform X1: MEELEKGKMGSRNQRSGRSIEFVFSGGRNSRSLSHAEEDEEALRWAAIEKLPTYDRLRTSIFKSFTESSDIGSSQTQPILHKQVDVRNLDMDDRRAFIERIFKVAEEDNEKFLRKLRDRIDRVGITLPTVEVRYENLTVEADCQIGNRALPSLANATRNLIESALSLVGIKLAKTIKLTILKDVSGIVKASRMTLLLGPPSSGKTTLLLALAGKLDPNLKVKGEITYNGNKLNEFVPQKTSAYISQNDIHVREMTVKETLDFSARCQGVGTRYDLLSELARREKQAGIFPEAEVDLFMKATAMEGVESSLITDYTLKILGLDICKDIIVGDELQRGISGGQKKRVTTGEMIVGPTKTLFMDEISTGLDSSTTYQIVKCLQQIVHLTDATVVMSLLQPAPETFDLFDDIILLSDGQIVYEGPREHVLEFFRSCGFQCPDRKGTADFLQEVTSKKDQRQYWANKSEDYRFTTVSEFATRFKQFHVGKKLRNELSIPYDKSLVHRAALVYDKYSVSKLDLLKACTDKEWLLIKRNSFVHIFKMVQLIMIGFVSSTVFLRTKMHHRNEDDGAIYIGALIFTMIVNMFNGYAELALTIARLPVFFKQRDLLFHPPWTFTLPTVLLRLPLSALESIVWMVMTYYTIGFAPEASRFFKQFLLVFLIQQMASGLFRFIAGCCRTMIIANTGGSLTLLIVFMLGGFTLPKGEIPKWWIWGYWISPMTYCYNAISVNEMFAPRWMNRLASDNETPLGLAVLKNFDIFQDRNWFWIGAGALLGLTILFNVLFTLALMYLNPFGRPQAIVSGESTEELDFEQDVEEPTPRQAESKTNSMTRSLSSSDGNNTREMTIWRMSSRSADSGRCGDSPLSSGINTKRGMVLPFTPLAMSFDSVNYYVDMPSEMKNQGVKDNRLQLLRDVTGAFRPGVLTALMGVSGAGKTTLMDVLAGRKTGGYIEGDIKISGFPKKQETFARISGYCEQNDIHSPQVTFRESLIYSAFLRLPKEVSIREKMAFVDEVMELVELKNLSDAIVGLPGITGLSTEQRKRLTIAVELVANPSIIFMDEPTSGLDARAAAIVMRTVRNTVDTGRTVVCTIHQPSIDIFEAFDELLLMKRGGQVIYSGPLGHNSQKLVKYFEAIPGVPKIKEKYNPATWMLEVSSVATEVQLKMDFADHYRASSLYQRNQTLVKELSTPPPGSVDLYFTNQYSQSMWGQFKSCLWKQSWTYWRSPDYNLVRFLFTLAAAFMLGTIFWKVSSKMDSVRDLNTIIGAMYSSVLFIGVNNCSTVQPVVATERTVFYRERAAGMYSALPYALAQVIIEIPYVFFQTAYYTLIVYAMVDFQWTAAKFFWFFFVNFFTFLYFTYYGMMTVSITPNHQVASICAAAFYTLFCLFSGFFIPRPKIPKWWIWYYWICPVAWTVYGLIVSQYRDVETLIKVPGSEDTTVKSYMEHHYGYRPDFMGPVAAVLVGFTVFFALVYARCIKTLNFQIR; this comes from the exons atggaagaactAGAGAAGGGGAAAATGGGAAGCCGCAACCAGAGGAGTGGCCGGAGCATCGAGTTCGTGTTTTCCGGCGGCCGAAATTCGAGAAGTCTCAGCCATGCcgaagaagacgaagaagcTCTGCGATGGGCGGCGATAGAGAAACTTCCGACCTACGACCGATTACGAACCAGCATCTTCAAATCTTTCACCGAATCCAGCGACATCGGAAGCAGCCAAACGCAGCCGATTCTACACAAACAGGTAGACGTTCGGAATCTGGACATGGACGATCGGCGGGCGTTCATCGAGAGGATCTTCAAGGTCGCTGAGGAAGATAATGAGAAGTTCTTGAGGAAGCTTAGAGATAGAATCGATAG AGTCGGAATTACGCTGCCGACTGTTGAAGTGAGATATGAGAATTTGACGGTGGAGGCGGATTGTCAAATCGGAAACAGAGCTCTTCCAAGTCTTGCGAATGCGACTCGGAATTTGATTGAATCGGCTCTGAGTTTGGTTGGAATCAAATTAGCGAAGACAATTAAACTCACAATTCTCAAGGACGTCTCTGGAATCGTTAAAGCTTCTCG GATGACTTTGCTGCTGGGTCCCCCATCATCAGGCAAAACGACCTTACTTTTGGCGCTGGCGGGAAAGTTGGACCCAAATTTAAAG gttaaaggagaaattacGTATAATGGAAATAAGTTGAATGAATTTGTGCCACAAAAGACATCTGCATATATCAGCCAAAATGACATCCATGTTAGAGAAATGACAGTGAAAGAGACCCTCGATTTCTCAGCACGATGTCAAGGAGTTGGCACCCGATATG ATCTACTGAGTGAGCTTGCAAGAAGGGAGAAACAAGCTGGAATTTTCCCCGAGGCTGAAGTCGACCTGTTCATGAag GCTACAGCAATGGAAGGAGTTGAAAGCAGTTTGATTACTGATTACACACTCAAA ATATTAGGACTTGATATTTGTAAAGACATTATTGTTGGAGATGAGCTGCAACGTGGCATATCTGGAGGTCAAAAGAAACGAGTAACCACAG GGGAGATGATCGTGGGTcctacaaaaacattatttaTGGATGAAATATCAACGGGTTTAGATAGCTCAACCACGTATCAAATAGTGAAGTGTCTACAACAGATTGTACATCTCACGGATGCTACGGTGGTCATGTCCTTACTCCAGCCAGCCCCTGAGACGTTCGATCTTTTTGATGACATCATTCTTTTATCGGACGGTCAAATCGTGTATGAGGGCCCACGAGAACACGTACTTGAATTCTTTCGATCATGTGGATTTCAGTGTCCAGACAGAAAGGGAACCGCCGATTTCTTACAAGAG GTAACGTCGAAGAAGGACCAAAGGCAATACTGGGCCAACAAAAGCGAAGACTACCGATTCACAACAGTTTCAGAATTCGCTACGCGATTCAAGCAATTCCATGTGGGGAAGAAGCTCAGGAACGAGCTTTCAATCCCGTACGACAAGTCGTTAGTTCACAGAGCCGCTCTGGTGTACGACAAGTACTCTGTCTCCAAATTGGACCTTCTCAAGGCCTGTACCGACAAAGAATGGCTTCTCATAAAGCGAAATTCCTTCGTCCATATCTTCAAGATGGTTCAGCTGATCATGATAGGGTTCGTCTCGTCCACTGTGTTCTTGAGGACCAAAATGCATCACCGGAACGAAGACGACGGTGCTATTTATATTGGGGCTTTGATTTTTACTATGATCGTGAATATGTTCAATGGGTATGCGGAGCTGGCTTTGACCATTGCGAGATTGCCGGTGTTCTTCAAGCAGAGGGACCTTCTTTTTCACCCGCCTTGGACTTTCACACTCCCTACTGTTCTTCTTCGTCTTCCTTTGTCTGCCCTTGAATCTATTGTCTGGATGGTTATGACTTATTACACCATTGGATTTGCACCCGAAGCTTCCAG GTTTTTCAAGCAATTCTTGTTGGTGTTTCTAATCCAACAAATGGCTTCTGGGCTCTTTAGGTTCATTGCTGGTTGCTGCAGGACCATGATAATTGCCAATACTGGAGGATCTCTCACTCTCTTAATTGTGTTCATGCTTGGTGGTTTCACTCTTCCTAAAG GTGAAATTCCCAAGTGGTGGATTTGGGGCTACTGGATTTCACCAATGACTTATTGCTACAATGCCATCAGTGTAAATGAAATGTTTGCTCCGAGGTGGATGAACAGGCTG GCTTCAGATAATGAAACCCCGTTAGGTTTGGCTGTGCTTAAGAACTTTGATATTTTCCAAGATAGAAATTGGTTTTGGATTGGAGCTGGAGCTCTTCTGGGATTAACAATCCTCTTCAATGTCCTTTTTACGCTTGCACTTATGTACTTAAATC CTTTTGGAAGGCCACAAGCAATAGTATCAGGAGAATCAACAGAAGAGTTGGACTTTGAGCAAGATGTTGAAGAACCAACTCCAAGACAAGCAGAGTCAAAAACAAATTCAATGACTAGATCATTATCTTCTTCTGATGGGAACAATACAA GAGAAATGACTATTTGGCGAATGAGCAGCAGATCTGCTGATAGTGGACGTTGTGGGGATTCCCCTCTTAGCAGTGGTATCAATACAAAGAGAGGAATGGTTCTTCCATTTACTCCTCTTGCAATGTCCTTTGATAGTGTAAATTACTACGTGGACATGCCCTCT GAAATGAAGAACCAAGGGGTCAAAGACAATAGACTCCAACTACTTCGTGATGTAACTGGTGCTTTTAGGCCCGGTGTCCTCACTGCACTGATGGGTGTTAGTGGGGCTGGAAAGACAACTCTGATGGATGTTTTAGCTGGGAGGAAAACAGGCGGTTATATAGAAGGTGATATAAAAATTTCAGGATTTCCCAAGAAACAAGAAACCTTTGCAAGAATTTCTGGATATTGTGAGCAAAATGATATTCACTCTCCTCAAGTTACCTTTCGGGAATCCTTGATTTACTCTGCTTTCCTTAGGCTCCCTAAAGAAGTTAGCATAAGAGAGAAGATG GCGTTTGTGGATGAAGTGATGGAACTGGTGGAACTCAAGAATCTTAGTGATGCCATAGTAGGGTTGCCTGGCATAACAGGGTTGTCTACAGAGCAGAGAAAGAGGTTGACAATTGCGGTGGAGCTTGTTGCTAATCCATCAATCATTTTTATGGATGAACCAACTTCAGGTCTTGATGCAAGAGCAGCTGCAATTGTGATGAGAACTGTTAGAAATACGGTGGATACCGGTAGAACTGTTGTATGTACAATTCACCAACCTAGCATTGATATATTTGAAGCCTTTGATGAG CTGCTTTTAATGAAAAGGGGAGGACAAGTGATCTATTCAGGACCTCTGGGTCACAATTCTCAGAAGCTAGTTAAATATTTTGAG GCTATTCCGGGAGTgccaaaaattaaagaaaagtaTAATCCGGCTACTTGGATGCTGGAGGTAAGCTCAGTAGCAACTGAAGTTCAGCTTAAAATGGACTTTGCTGACCATTACAGAGCATCATCCTTATATCA GCGAAACCAGACTTTAGTAAAAGAGTTAAGCACTCCACCACCAGGATCGGTAGACCTTTATTTTACCAATCAATACTCCCAATCCATGTGGGGGCAGTTCAAATCTTGCCTTTGGAAGCAGTCATGGACCTACTGGAGAAGTCCCGATTACAACCTTGTTAGGTTTCTTTTCACTTTAGCTGCTGCCTTCATGTTGGGAACTATTTTCTGGAAAGTTAGCTCCAAGAT GGATAGCGTAAGGGATCTAAACACAATCATTGGAGCAATGTATTCTTCTGTCTTGTTTATTGGGGTGAACAACTGCTCTACTGTACAGCCAGTAGTTGCTACAGAAAGAACCGTATTTTATCGAGAGAGAGCTGCGGGGATGTATTCAGCTTTACCATATGCCCTTGCTCAG GTCATAATTGAAATACCATATGTGTTCTTCCAGACGGCTTACTATACTCTCATTGTGTATGCAATGGTCGACTTTCAGTGGACAGCTGCAAAATTCTTCTGGTTCTTCTTTGTCAACTTCTTTACTTTCCTCTACTTTACCTATTACGGTATGATGACAGTGTCCATCACACCAAACCACCAAGTTGCCTCCATTTGTGCAGCAGCTTTCTATACACTGTTCTGTCTCTTCTCTGGCTTCTTCATCCCAAGACCA AAAATCCCAAAATGGTGGATATGGTATTACTGGATTTGCCCAGTGGCATGGACTGTATATGGGTTGATTGTATCCCAGTATAGGGATGTAGAGACTCTTATCAAAGTGCCTGGATCAGAAGACACAACAGTCAAATCATATATGGAACACCATTATGGATACCGCCCAGATTTTATGGGCCCTGTGGCTGCAGTTTTAGTGGGCTTTACAGTCTTCTTTGCCCTCGTGTATGCCCGTTGCATTAAGACGTTGAACTTCCAAATACGATAG